The uncultured Bacteroides sp. DNA segment TCTACTCCCGAACGACAAGTTTGTAAAGGACGACTAATGATTCTTTTTCCGGGGCAATGGCATACTTATCATCCTTTGCAGCAAACTGGTTGGAATGAGTACTACATTGGTTTTGAAGGAGGCATCATTGATAATTTAATAAAGAATTCTTTTATAACGAAAGAAAATCAATTGCTCGAAGTTGGTCTAAATGAAGAACTGGTTTCACTCTTTTCTCGTGCTCTTGAAATCGCTGAGGCTGATAAAATTTCAACTCAGCAATATCTTTCAGGTATTGTACTTCACATGGTCGGAATAATTCTTTCTGCTTCAAAGAATAAAATATTTGAAATGGGCGATGTGGATCAGAAAATAGAACAGGCTAAGATTATTATGAATGAAAACGTTCTTAAGAACGTTGATCCTGAAGAGCTAGCAATGAAACTCAATATTAGCTATTCATGGTTTCGGAAAGTTTTCAAAGATTATACGGGATATGCTCCTGCCAAATACTTCCAAGAGTTGAAACTTCGCAAGGCAAAGCAACTTCTAGTCGGAACTTCTCAATCGGTGAAAGAGATCTCTTTTCTGCTCGACTATAAATCTACTGAGCATTTCTTCTCTCTCTTTAAAAAACGAACAGGCTTTACCCCACTTGAATATCGCGCCTATGCCCGTGGTGGGGACGGTGATGAATAGTTTGCCTCGAAGTAATTCTCCCATTTTGTAAAGTAATAGTCTTATTTGCTCTCTCTCCATTTATCTTATGTGTCGTTAAATATTTGCTTTTTGTATGCTGGAATTCCCTGTCTGCTGGTTTTTTGATAAATAAGTTGTATTAAAGAATGTAGGTAAAATCAAATAGGAAAGTGTTTCTATCAAAAGGGTTACCTGCTAATCCTTTGAGATGAGTTATTTTTGTATATAAATACTGTGCTCGATAACGAGGATTTGTTAAGTTTGAATTTATCTATTAATCATTATATATTTATTTATTAATCTATGAGAATCTTACACAAAAAGCTATGCTTGTTAATGATCCTTTTAATAAGCTGCCCTCTTAGTCTTCTTGCTCAGAACAAGACAATCACCGGAACGGTGAAAGATGCTATGGATGTAGTTATTGGTGCATCTGTGGTTGTCAAAGGTACTTCTATCGGTACTATTACTGACTTGGATGGCCATTATTCCATCTCAGTTCCTACTTCTGCTAAGCAACTTACTTTCTCTTTTGTAGGTTACGAAAATCAAACAGTAACCATTAGTAATCAAACGAAAATTGATGTGACTTTGGCTGAATCTTCTCAAATGCTTGATGAAGTAGTAGCGATCGGTTATGCGAAAGTTAGGCGTAAAGACTTGACTGGTTCAACCTCTTCTTTAGCTGGTAATGATATTAAAGCTATTCCGGTAACTTCTGCTGCACAAGCTCTCTCCGGTCGAATACCAGGGGTGAATGTTACTTCTAAAGGTGGTGCTCCGGGAGCTAGCGTGAATATTGTTATCCGTGGAGGAATGTCTATTACACAGAGCAATGATCCGCTTTATATAGTAGATGGTTTTCAATTGAGTGACGCTCTTTCTAAAATTGATGCGACTGATATTGAGAGCATTGATGTTTTGAAGGATGCTTCTGCCACTGCTATTTATGGAGCCCAGGGTGCTAACGGAGTTGTTTTGATAACAACAAAGTCTGGCAAAACAGGTAAGTTAAAAGTGGAATACAACGGCTACATCAGTGCTAATAAACTGGGAAAGAAACTAGATGTACTTGGTACAATGGATTATTTGGATATGCAATATGAAAAAGCCATATTAGATGGACAATTGACTCAATATACTCAAGTATATGGTAATTATGCCGATCGTAATTCTATTTATGCAGGACGTCCTGGTATTGATTGGCAAGATGAAGTGTATGGCGGATCAGCTTTTCAACAGAATCATAATGTAAACATGTCAGGTGGGTCTGATGCAACAAAAATAGCTTTGAGCTATAATAATACGAAAGAAGATGGTATTATGTCTCGTTCTGGATTTTTAAAAAATAATCTTCGTTTTAAGCTTGACCAAGAAATAACGAAAAAAATCCGTTTTTCCTTGAATATGAATTATCAATCAACTAAGAAGGAGGGTGCAGGGAGCCAATTAGGCAGTACAATTCTGATGCGCCCCACAGGAGGAATCTTAATGAGTGATGAAGACTTTATTCATGCTGAGCAAGATCCTATTCGCGAAAATGGTATTAATGGTAATTTTTCGAGGCAAAATCCTTTGATGCTGAATGATGCAATTACAAAAACATCATGGAATCGTCGTTTTCAAACTGACGCCGCATTGGAATTTGATCTTCTGAAAGGATTAACTTTTAAAACAGCTTTGAGTTATGATTTCGCTCATTCCCGGAGTGATTACTGGGAGGATAATCGTACGATTGACGGATTTTCAGCCAATTTCAAAAGTTCACGTGAAAATAAAGAATCTGATGGTTGGAGAAACATTAATACACTCTCTTATAATACGAAATTCGGGACAGATCATGAGTTGAACTTATTAATTGGAAATGAATGGTCAAAAAGTGGCTCTGTTAAGACTAAAGCTGAAAGTAGCAATTATCCGGAAGATAATTTCGGATTAGATCAAATGCAGCAAGGAACTCTAGTACAGCCGAACGAAACGGGCAGTAGTCGTGGTACATCTGCTTCGTTTTTTGGACGCGCTTTTTATGGATACAAGAGTAAATATCTTGCAACAGTAACTTTGCGCACGGATGGTTCTTCGAAGTTTGCGACAGGACAACGTTGGGGTTGGTTTCCATCTGCATCTTTAGCATGGCGTATTACCGAAGAAAACTTTATGAAAAATCAAAATATCTTTGATAATTTGAAATTGCGTATAGGTTATGGCACAGCAGGTAATAATCAAATTGATAATAATCTGTATGTGACTTCTTTTGGTACGACTTATTATGCCCATGCTGGTGATTATTTGAATGCCTTACAGCCATCGACGACATTGGGTAATAAATTCCTGAAATGGGAAACAATTAAAACACAAAACATTGGTTTGGATATGGCTTTCTTGAAGAGCCGACTAAATGCTACAGTTGAATTTTACCGTAATGAATCAAGTGACTTGTTGCTTAACGTAAATATTCCAGCTATGACAGGCTTCAAAACACAAATGCAGAACATCGGTAAGACACGAAACACCGGACTTGAAATTCAATTGAATTCAATCAATCTTCGGAGCAAAGATTTTACGTGGAGTACTGATTTCAATATTTCATTCAATAAGAATAAGGTTGTTAAACTTGCTGGCTCTTCTTATATGCTTATGGATGATAGTCGCTTCAAAATAGAAGAAGGGAAATCGGTTGGTCAGATATATGGATATATCTATGATGGAATTTATTCTTCTGATGATTTTGATCAGAATTCTAATGGTTCTTATATCCTCAAACAAGGGATTGCTCATGATAAAGGAATAGAGCGCAAGAATGTGAAAGTTGGAGATGCTAAGTTTAAAGTTTTAGGTGAAGAGACCGATAAGGAAGGTAATCCTGTATGGAGTGCGGCTGATCGTACGGTTATAGGTAACGGTAATCCAGACTTTAGTGGTGGTTTAAATAATACATTAAAATATAAGAATTGGGATTTCAATGTGTTTATGGACTTTGTTTACGGAAATGATTTAGTGAATCTTAATAATCAATCGTTTACAGTTAGTCAGGGTATGCATGCTAACGGGTTGACAATAATGAATGGACGTTACCGTCTAGTTAACACCACTACAGGCAAAGAAGAAACGAATTTGGAGGTATTACGTGAAATGAACCCTAATCCAACATTATGGAGCATTGGTAAGAATAATACGATCTGTGGAACCTACTTAAGTACGTTTAATGTAGAAGATGGATCCTATTTGCGTATCAGTAATATCTCATTGGGATATACTTTGCCAAAGCCATGGTTGAAAAAAATAGGCGTTGAGAAGTTGAGACTTTATGGAACTGTTTATAATGTCCATACTTTTACTAATTATAGTGGCTATGATCCAGATGTATCGTCTAATGGCTCTGTTACTCGAGGTCTTGATAGTGGAAATTATCCTACTTCTAAGCGTTATGTTTTTGGTGTCAACTTAACATTCTAATGACTAAAATAATGAAGATATTAAATAAAAAAAATATAGTACTTGCGTTAAGCTTCCTTTTCGCTTTCATGA contains these protein-coding regions:
- a CDS encoding AraC family transcriptional regulator; protein product: MTKSFNDLGVEFKYLIVNDKDHQFGLWVNTVGFQAIQPNSPYPLKDHPSGYFFNTLKGRVLPEYQIVYITKGRGLFASDSTPERQVCKGRLMILFPGQWHTYHPLQQTGWNEYYIGFEGGIIDNLIKNSFITKENQLLEVGLNEELVSLFSRALEIAEADKISTQQYLSGIVLHMVGIILSASKNKIFEMGDVDQKIEQAKIIMNENVLKNVDPEELAMKLNISYSWFRKVFKDYTGYAPAKYFQELKLRKAKQLLVGTSQSVKEISFLLDYKSTEHFFSLFKKRTGFTPLEYRAYARGGDGDE
- a CDS encoding TonB-dependent receptor, with protein sequence MILLISCPLSLLAQNKTITGTVKDAMDVVIGASVVVKGTSIGTITDLDGHYSISVPTSAKQLTFSFVGYENQTVTISNQTKIDVTLAESSQMLDEVVAIGYAKVRRKDLTGSTSSLAGNDIKAIPVTSAAQALSGRIPGVNVTSKGGAPGASVNIVIRGGMSITQSNDPLYIVDGFQLSDALSKIDATDIESIDVLKDASATAIYGAQGANGVVLITTKSGKTGKLKVEYNGYISANKLGKKLDVLGTMDYLDMQYEKAILDGQLTQYTQVYGNYADRNSIYAGRPGIDWQDEVYGGSAFQQNHNVNMSGGSDATKIALSYNNTKEDGIMSRSGFLKNNLRFKLDQEITKKIRFSLNMNYQSTKKEGAGSQLGSTILMRPTGGILMSDEDFIHAEQDPIRENGINGNFSRQNPLMLNDAITKTSWNRRFQTDAALEFDLLKGLTFKTALSYDFAHSRSDYWEDNRTIDGFSANFKSSRENKESDGWRNINTLSYNTKFGTDHELNLLIGNEWSKSGSVKTKAESSNYPEDNFGLDQMQQGTLVQPNETGSSRGTSASFFGRAFYGYKSKYLATVTLRTDGSSKFATGQRWGWFPSASLAWRITEENFMKNQNIFDNLKLRIGYGTAGNNQIDNNLYVTSFGTTYYAHAGDYLNALQPSTTLGNKFLKWETIKTQNIGLDMAFLKSRLNATVEFYRNESSDLLLNVNIPAMTGFKTQMQNIGKTRNTGLEIQLNSINLRSKDFTWSTDFNISFNKNKVVKLAGSSYMLMDDSRFKIEEGKSVGQIYGYIYDGIYSSDDFDQNSNGSYILKQGIAHDKGIERKNVKVGDAKFKVLGEETDKEGNPVWSAADRTVIGNGNPDFSGGLNNTLKYKNWDFNVFMDFVYGNDLVNLNNQSFTVSQGMHANGLTIMNGRYRLVNTTTGKEETNLEVLREMNPNPTLWSIGKNNTICGTYLSTFNVEDGSYLRISNISLGYTLPKPWLKKIGVEKLRLYGTVYNVHTFTNYSGYDPDVSSNGSVTRGLDSGNYPTSKRYVFGVNLTF